One segment of Ignavibacteria bacterium DNA contains the following:
- a CDS encoding TerC family protein codes for MLNQIPDPILYAGFILLVLFLLALDLGIFNRTPHVVKVSEALGWTVFWVALAMAFNTFVYFNRGPEAAKEFFGGYLLEQSLSVDNIFVIILILRYFKVAPQYHHKVLFWGIIGALVMRGSMIALGSALIHAFDWIFYVFGAFLLFTGVRMAFASEDAEDLDDNVVVKYSRKIFRITDTYHQERFSIMKDGVRWFTPLFLVVIVVEFTDLVFAVDSIPAIFAITHDTFIVFTSNVFAVMGLRSLFFAVAGVMGIFHFLKYGLSVILSFIGVKMIIHDWYVVPIDIALGVIAGVLAISVLASIIFPEEKSTDDADTPDATA; via the coding sequence CAATCGCACTCCTCACGTCGTAAAAGTCAGCGAAGCGCTTGGATGGACGGTGTTCTGGGTTGCCCTGGCGATGGCCTTCAACACGTTTGTGTACTTCAATCGCGGACCGGAGGCCGCCAAGGAGTTCTTCGGCGGCTACCTCTTGGAACAGTCGCTCTCGGTAGACAACATCTTTGTGATCATTCTGATCCTCCGATACTTCAAGGTTGCCCCGCAGTACCATCACAAGGTTCTCTTCTGGGGTATCATCGGTGCGCTTGTGATGCGCGGTTCAATGATCGCCCTTGGTTCGGCCCTTATCCATGCCTTTGACTGGATCTTCTACGTCTTTGGCGCCTTCCTGCTCTTCACCGGAGTACGTATGGCGTTCGCCAGCGAGGATGCCGAAGATCTCGATGATAACGTGGTGGTGAAGTATTCCAGGAAGATCTTCCGGATCACCGACACGTACCATCAAGAGCGCTTCAGCATCATGAAGGATGGGGTTCGTTGGTTCACACCATTGTTCCTTGTTGTGATCGTGGTGGAGTTCACGGATCTTGTCTTCGCTGTGGACTCTATTCCGGCCATCTTTGCCATCACCCACGACACCTTTATTGTCTTTACGTCCAACGTTTTTGCGGTGATGGGTCTGCGATCACTCTTCTTTGCCGTGGCCGGCGTAATGGGAATCTTCCACTTCCTCAAATATGGGTTGAGTGTGATCCTCTCCTTCATCGGAGTAAAGATGATCATCCATGATTGGTATGTGGTTCCTATCGACATCGCCCTCGGTGTGATCGCCGGTGTCCTTGCAATTTCCGTCCTTGCATCGATCATCTTTCCAGAAGAGAAGTCAACAGACGATGCAGATACTCCTGACGCTACTGCATAG
- a CDS encoding C40 family peptidase translates to MQILLTLLHRATFVLACIVGLAACSSSSSTRGSVSPRVDHVLAVAEDLLGTSYCAAGSTPDCFDCSGFVTYCFSDIGIELPRTARAMYEQGRQVERGSIRPGDLVFFRTNGTSISHVGILINATSFIHSSTSRGVMISPLTDSYWAPRYVGACRVSN, encoded by the coding sequence ATGCAGATACTCCTGACGCTACTGCATAGGGCAACCTTCGTACTCGCATGTATCGTTGGTCTTGCGGCCTGCTCCAGTTCCTCTTCAACACGCGGATCCGTTTCGCCTAGAGTGGATCATGTTCTCGCAGTTGCCGAAGACCTTCTCGGCACCTCGTATTGTGCTGCAGGTAGCACCCCCGATTGTTTCGACTGCTCCGGATTTGTGACCTATTGTTTTTCGGACATTGGGATCGAACTCCCTCGAACGGCGCGTGCCATGTATGAGCAGGGACGTCAGGTGGAAAGGGGCTCCATCCGTCCGGGAGACCTCGTCTTCTTTCGAACGAACGGCACATCAATCTCCCATGTCGGGATCTTGATCAACGCCACGTCATTCATCCACTCGTCTACGTCACGCGGTGTGATGATCTCGCCCCTTACCGACTCGTACTGGGCACCGCGATATGTAGGGGCATGTCGCGTGTCGAATTGA
- a CDS encoding redoxin family protein, with the protein MVRILLVVLIVVVGAHCLSAQQNDQISTGILPVISGRVRSTTDGALSDLTVYITEPRSLARYISAVVDRDGNFRFEPDARIRAGVYKLAFASPDHKMLVHDIFLTSETRGVKIVVTLETNRKRGEVIDSVKIISDFSDGNFDNAPRMSQRSDGTYAADIALKGGTAVYQVIPYITGIPADDNHSVNGTMQSSYEYDDGGDYRSIIKGKGKKITIVWNPAAAATSDKPADFVYLSPDDIRIDSARESFNKRSFDAFRGLPPNITDPIEIRRWRNGREGDAAFELTKALELPEGRLRDVAIANSCIRYIPLVLSFRDETSYAERIASSVPPDAYAWTVSDEALVPIIATAPALPTLWEYLDSVVSAHPDRGADVLYRSMLVASLAGDSAQIKRLYDRFMSAYPKHDMASSVKRKFNPNSFIKPGNQLPSFDFTLLGDPNTHVTPSSLRGKYVLIDLWATWCAPCVAEMPNIERVWKLYGGSKLEIVSISLDANEKDIAPFREKRFPMAWKHVYSPGLFNSKAAELFEVSGIPKPILVGPDGRIIAISEGLRGEELEKTLGVYLELMC; encoded by the coding sequence ATGGTCCGAATCCTACTTGTTGTCCTTATCGTAGTGGTGGGTGCTCATTGCCTATCTGCACAACAGAATGATCAGATATCTACCGGCATACTGCCTGTGATCTCAGGCAGGGTTCGAAGTACCACCGACGGTGCACTTTCAGACCTCACTGTCTACATAACCGAACCTCGCAGCCTTGCTCGGTATATCTCGGCAGTCGTGGATCGTGACGGAAATTTCCGGTTTGAACCCGACGCACGGATACGCGCAGGCGTGTACAAACTGGCTTTTGCATCTCCGGATCATAAGATGCTCGTACACGACATCTTCCTCACCTCCGAGACTCGTGGTGTGAAGATCGTGGTGACATTAGAGACGAACCGCAAGCGAGGAGAAGTGATCGACAGCGTGAAGATCATATCGGACTTCTCCGACGGAAACTTTGATAACGCCCCACGGATGTCACAACGGTCTGACGGAACGTATGCTGCCGATATCGCTCTTAAAGGCGGAACAGCTGTCTATCAGGTCATTCCGTACATCACCGGCATTCCGGCTGACGATAACCATAGCGTGAATGGCACCATGCAATCATCGTACGAATACGATGACGGCGGTGACTATCGCAGCATCATCAAGGGCAAGGGAAAGAAGATCACAATCGTCTGGAACCCAGCTGCTGCTGCCACCTCCGATAAGCCTGCCGACTTTGTCTACCTCTCTCCCGATGACATTCGCATCGACTCAGCACGTGAGTCCTTCAACAAGAGATCGTTCGATGCCTTTAGGGGGCTCCCGCCGAACATTACGGACCCTATTGAGATCAGACGCTGGCGCAACGGTCGCGAGGGCGATGCCGCATTTGAGCTCACTAAAGCGCTCGAACTCCCGGAAGGTCGACTACGCGATGTTGCAATCGCGAATTCCTGCATCCGCTACATTCCGCTCGTTCTTTCGTTCCGGGACGAAACGAGCTATGCTGAACGTATAGCATCGAGTGTTCCTCCTGATGCCTACGCCTGGACGGTTAGCGACGAAGCACTCGTCCCGATCATCGCAACGGCACCTGCATTGCCAACACTGTGGGAGTATCTGGATAGCGTGGTTTCGGCACATCCTGATCGCGGTGCAGATGTTCTGTATAGATCGATGCTTGTTGCATCCCTTGCCGGAGACAGTGCACAGATCAAACGACTCTATGATCGCTTCATGAGTGCGTACCCCAAACACGATATGGCCAGCTCAGTGAAGCGGAAGTTCAATCCGAATAGCTTCATCAAACCGGGCAATCAACTTCCATCGTTCGACTTCACACTTCTCGGTGACCCAAACACCCACGTCACACCGTCCAGTCTACGCGGCAAGTACGTGCTGATCGATCTATGGGCTACCTGGTGCGCCCCCTGTGTGGCTGAAATGCCAAACATCGAACGCGTCTGGAAACTCTACGGCGGATCGAAACTTGAGATCGTAAGTATCTCCCTTGATGCAAACGAGAAGGACATCGCCCCATTCCGCGAGAAACGTTTCCCGATGGCTTGGAAACACGTCTATTCTCCGGGTCTTTTCAATAGTAAGGCCGCCGAACTCTTCGAGGTCTCCGGTATTCCGAAGCCGATCCTGGTTGGGCCGGACGGACGGATCATCGCCATCTCCGAAGGCTTGCGTGGAGAAGAGTTGGAGAAGACGTTGGGAGTGTATTTAGAACTAATGTGCTAA
- a CDS encoding tetratricopeptide repeat protein, with amino-acid sequence MSRSQTRHLLLTELLSGTKPVVFLTGEAGMGKSTMLRGLKEEIARDHTAVRIADVDCSSPLAGINVGAVEALYPWIQMMRELAEEAPNTQTKKLVTDLARAWIKFIPIVGDLIESTVDTVSIVKEHRAASAPSEPATSREHVFHQCIGFFRALAEKGRVVLIIDDAHWADDSSLNLLFALARASAGNMTCVLAYRQDDVRTSRDGSEHELLHIRRELERYDLCTEIELPPMSGDELLELVGSADVSADALVRYSGGNPFFALGYTHRDINDASRASIDAVIAEKLSRLDPEQRDLLSMAAIEGETFTSLVLRSISPLPPLQIAQVLRRAENEHMLVRSEGKTIVYGTETPTYTFVNEAVQHALAERIGDEEREILHASIAEVLRAERDVAAEEGVDAHSLLTKLAVHTELGGNKIEAMRTWIQVAERAWRMYAEQEARSAIAQVLRISESGVVSRAMKRVRGQTLGLLGMIEQFVRDVPKTISCFDEAIELGRSADDPELEVTSLCRRAAAANMSGDPDGVQRYANEALRLSESHHNVVGELAAISMLGMWHESNRDLDGAEVCFERSLALAKHVGHSDRVANALVNIGRIKVHRDEYGSSIPYFLEAASAYEALQRWDGMARALNNAGIAYADLGQLDEAAEIYGRALELHERIADVVGGSSLKTNLAQLHMRRGDLDAAEVLIEQSIAAKRSLDDGYGQAIALYTRGLIAAERNDKPSALKWLLEARSIAETVQEQLVIDEINSAISTIAH; translated from the coding sequence ATGTCCCGCTCGCAGACTCGCCATCTTCTTCTGACCGAATTGCTGTCGGGCACCAAACCGGTGGTCTTTCTGACCGGCGAAGCCGGAATGGGCAAGTCAACAATGTTGCGTGGCCTAAAAGAAGAGATCGCTCGAGACCATACGGCAGTGCGCATCGCAGATGTGGATTGTTCCTCGCCCCTTGCCGGGATCAATGTAGGAGCAGTAGAGGCACTGTATCCGTGGATCCAGATGATGCGTGAACTGGCCGAAGAAGCGCCTAACACGCAGACGAAGAAGTTGGTGACGGACCTCGCTCGTGCGTGGATCAAGTTCATCCCGATCGTTGGTGATCTGATCGAGTCCACCGTGGATACAGTGTCGATCGTCAAGGAACATCGTGCTGCATCTGCCCCCTCCGAGCCCGCTACGAGTCGTGAACATGTGTTCCATCAATGTATCGGATTCTTCCGTGCCCTTGCTGAAAAGGGGCGAGTGGTTCTCATCATTGATGATGCACATTGGGCAGATGACTCCTCTCTGAATCTCCTCTTTGCTCTTGCCAGAGCGTCTGCCGGAAACATGACGTGTGTCCTTGCCTACCGTCAAGATGATGTGCGTACGTCGCGGGATGGCAGTGAACATGAGCTCCTTCATATTCGTCGTGAACTAGAACGTTATGATCTCTGTACGGAGATCGAACTACCTCCGATGAGCGGCGATGAACTTCTTGAACTCGTTGGCTCTGCCGACGTGTCTGCTGATGCTCTTGTTCGATATAGCGGCGGGAATCCGTTCTTTGCCTTGGGGTATACACATCGAGACATCAACGATGCGTCGCGTGCAAGTATCGATGCCGTTATCGCGGAGAAATTGTCGCGCCTCGATCCCGAACAGCGAGATCTCCTTTCCATGGCAGCCATCGAAGGAGAGACGTTTACGTCTCTTGTACTGCGATCGATAAGCCCCTTACCACCATTGCAGATCGCTCAGGTTCTAAGAAGGGCAGAGAACGAGCATATGCTGGTGCGTTCTGAGGGCAAGACAATTGTCTATGGCACCGAGACACCAACATACACGTTCGTCAATGAGGCTGTTCAACATGCACTTGCAGAACGTATCGGAGATGAAGAACGCGAGATCCTTCATGCCTCCATTGCCGAGGTCTTGAGAGCTGAGCGAGACGTTGCTGCTGAAGAAGGAGTAGATGCTCATTCCTTACTGACCAAGCTTGCCGTCCATACAGAGTTAGGAGGCAACAAGATCGAAGCAATGCGGACGTGGATCCAGGTTGCAGAACGAGCATGGCGCATGTATGCTGAACAAGAGGCACGGTCTGCTATCGCACAGGTGTTGCGGATAAGCGAATCAGGTGTCGTATCCCGTGCAATGAAACGGGTTCGCGGCCAGACATTGGGACTTCTTGGGATGATCGAACAATTCGTCCGAGATGTTCCTAAGACGATCTCCTGTTTCGACGAAGCCATTGAGTTAGGGCGAAGCGCCGATGACCCGGAACTTGAAGTGACGTCTCTTTGCAGACGAGCCGCGGCAGCCAATATGTCCGGTGACCCGGATGGTGTTCAACGGTATGCCAACGAAGCATTGCGACTATCTGAATCTCATCACAACGTTGTTGGAGAGCTTGCAGCTATCTCGATGCTAGGAATGTGGCACGAATCAAATCGAGACCTCGATGGAGCAGAGGTATGTTTTGAACGATCTCTAGCCTTGGCCAAACACGTGGGACATTCTGATCGAGTGGCCAACGCCCTTGTGAACATCGGACGCATCAAGGTGCATCGCGATGAATATGGTTCTAGTATCCCATACTTCCTTGAGGCCGCCAGCGCGTATGAGGCGCTTCAGCGATGGGATGGAATGGCGCGTGCGTTGAACAATGCTGGCATAGCCTATGCAGACCTTGGTCAACTAGACGAAGCCGCAGAGATCTATGGAAGAGCACTTGAACTTCACGAGAGAATAGCTGATGTGGTAGGGGGCTCTTCACTCAAGACCAATCTTGCCCAACTGCATATGCGACGCGGAGATCTCGACGCGGCCGAGGTCCTTATCGAGCAGAGCATCGCTGCCAAACGCTCGTTGGACGACGGGTATGGCCAAGCGATCGCGCTCTACACACGCGGACTCATCGCCGCCGAACGCAATGACAAACCCTCAGCCCTCAAGTGGCTCCTCGAAGCACGCTCCATCGCCGAAACCGTGCAGGAACAGCTCGTCATCGACGAGATCAACTCCGCCATTAGCACAATAGCACATTAG
- a CDS encoding DUF3667 domain-containing protein, protein MAECLNCGATGSGSFCASCGQERDIHGQTFKEYLVDISYDFLSIDGKIWTAFVDLMVYPGRLTRDYLEGKRASRPVPSRLFLVICVVVFGIAPFVFDKVGMTDAVESSVSMDVLELVTSLSYKSGLPFTMTPAIREALIDRASLAALISVIPLTIVLILYRRPSTAMFNTHVAHAFHITGATLVLGLIGQFSLWYVTPAAIAAIWYAIQGYRSESVNNRRKVRRLGYWWLGGWLFSVLWIVLVVVVLRFSVDGASMDVDGSTPAGIIALTPMSIMISSMILLFGFGAELFYVTRSVMSISNVSMSSALFQGSVAVVVLVFVRGVLVLATAYWL, encoded by the coding sequence GTGGCAGAATGCCTCAATTGCGGAGCTACAGGATCGGGTTCATTCTGCGCTTCCTGCGGACAGGAGCGCGATATCCATGGCCAGACCTTCAAGGAATATCTTGTTGACATCTCCTACGACTTCCTCTCGATCGACGGGAAGATCTGGACGGCCTTTGTAGATCTGATGGTGTATCCCGGACGGCTCACAAGGGACTATTTGGAGGGTAAACGGGCGTCTCGTCCGGTGCCGTCTCGCCTCTTCCTCGTTATCTGTGTTGTGGTGTTTGGTATTGCCCCCTTTGTCTTTGACAAGGTAGGGATGACGGATGCAGTCGAGAGTTCGGTGAGCATGGATGTCTTGGAATTGGTGACATCCCTCTCGTACAAGTCAGGGCTTCCGTTTACGATGACGCCGGCTATCCGCGAGGCACTCATCGATAGGGCGTCCTTGGCAGCACTGATCTCGGTGATCCCACTCACGATCGTCCTGATCCTCTATCGCAGGCCATCAACGGCGATGTTCAATACCCACGTTGCCCATGCCTTCCACATCACCGGGGCAACTCTTGTACTTGGACTGATCGGTCAATTCTCATTATGGTACGTAACACCTGCCGCAATTGCCGCTATCTGGTATGCAATACAAGGATATCGCTCAGAGAGTGTCAACAATCGACGCAAGGTTCGCAGACTCGGCTATTGGTGGTTAGGGGGCTGGCTGTTCTCCGTTCTCTGGATCGTCCTTGTTGTGGTGGTTCTTCGCTTTTCAGTTGACGGTGCCTCGATGGATGTTGATGGTTCAACACCGGCCGGCATCATCGCACTGACCCCCATGAGTATCATGATCTCATCAATGATCTTGTTGTTCGGCTTTGGCGCAGAACTCTTCTATGTAACACGCAGCGTGATGTCGATCTCTAATGTTTCGATGTCTTCGGCATTGTTCCAAGGCTCGGTTGCTGTGGTAGTCTTGGTCTTCGTCCGAGGTGTTCTCGTTCTTGCAACAGCATATTGGTTATAG
- a CDS encoding Hsp20/alpha crystallin family protein, giving the protein MTMIKVDPFRSFDTVVRRMGDVFDDIQRGGIRFEVGEFSPRVDVSNNADGLTIHAELPGMEKNDVKITITDGNVLTIRGEKKREEHHEEKNYMRVERSFGTFARSFTLPDSMRTNSVNASFENGVLTITIPKEEPLAPQEQEITIQ; this is encoded by the coding sequence ATGACAATGATCAAGGTTGACCCGTTTCGCAGCTTCGACACAGTTGTACGCAGAATGGGCGATGTATTCGACGATATCCAACGCGGCGGCATTCGATTTGAAGTTGGGGAGTTCAGCCCGCGAGTTGATGTGTCCAACAACGCTGACGGCCTTACAATCCACGCCGAGCTTCCCGGAATGGAAAAGAACGACGTGAAGATCACGATCACCGACGGCAACGTTCTTACCATCCGCGGTGAGAAGAAGCGTGAAGAACATCACGAAGAGAAGAACTATATGCGCGTTGAACGCAGCTTTGGCACATTCGCACGGTCATTCACCTTGCCTGATAGCATGCGAACGAACTCGGTGAATGCAAGCTTTGAGAACGGCGTTCTCACGATCACGATCCCGAAAGAAGAACCTCTTGCTCCGCAGGAGCAAGAGATCACCATTCAGTAA
- the dnaK gene encoding molecular chaperone DnaK, producing MGKIIGIDLGTTNSCVAVMEGTTPVVIANVEGMRTTPSVVAFTKSGERLVGQSAKRQSVTNPKNTVYSIKRFMGRQMSEVSDEAKSVPYAVVAGDNNTARVDIDGRLYSPPEISAMTLQKMKQTAEDYLGEKITEAVITVPAYFNDAQRQATKDAGEIAGLTVRRIINEPTAAALAYGLDKKGQNQVVAVYDLGGGTFDISILEIGDGVFEVKSTNGDTHLGGDNFDQRIIDFLADEFQKQEGIDLRKDPMALQRLREAAEKAKIELSQMLQTDVNLPFITATADGPKHLNINITRARFEQMCVDLFDRSLKPCEGALKDAKLTPSQIDEVILVGGSTRIPKIQELVKNFFGKEPNKGVNPDEVVAVGAAIQGGVLSGDVKDVLLLDVTPLSLGIETMGGVMTPMIQANTTIPHRKTETFSTASDNQPSVEIHILQGERSMAADNKTLGKFHLDGIPPAPRGIPQVEVTFDIDANGILSVTAKDKASNKEQNIRITGSSGLDKNEVEQMKRDAQDHAAEDKKRKEEIEIRNQADQLVYSTEKQLKEFDEKLDADTKDRINKAKDRLADAAKNNAADIRPAMDALNQIWSEASTKMYEQASQATPPDGDQPTDGAAPGEPDGNKVEDADYTIVDEK from the coding sequence ATGGGTAAGATCATTGGAATTGACCTCGGCACAACGAACTCGTGCGTAGCCGTGATGGAAGGAACAACTCCGGTTGTGATCGCGAATGTCGAAGGCATGCGCACCACACCGTCAGTAGTTGCCTTCACAAAGAGCGGCGAACGCCTCGTTGGCCAGTCTGCCAAACGTCAAAGCGTTACGAATCCGAAGAACACCGTGTATTCGATCAAGCGCTTTATGGGACGTCAGATGTCCGAAGTGTCGGACGAAGCCAAGAGTGTTCCGTATGCAGTTGTAGCCGGAGACAACAACACGGCGCGCGTTGACATCGACGGACGACTCTATTCGCCCCCTGAGATCTCGGCGATGACGCTCCAGAAGATGAAGCAGACCGCCGAAGACTATTTGGGCGAGAAGATCACAGAAGCTGTGATCACTGTTCCCGCATACTTCAACGATGCACAACGTCAGGCAACCAAGGACGCCGGCGAGATCGCAGGCCTTACTGTCCGACGCATCATCAATGAACCAACAGCAGCTGCCCTTGCCTATGGCCTCGACAAAAAGGGTCAGAACCAAGTTGTAGCAGTTTACGACCTCGGCGGCGGCACGTTCGACATCTCCATCCTGGAGATCGGCGACGGTGTGTTTGAAGTGAAGTCAACCAATGGTGACACACACCTTGGCGGCGACAACTTCGACCAGCGCATCATCGACTTCCTTGCCGACGAATTCCAGAAGCAAGAAGGCATCGATCTTCGCAAGGATCCAATGGCACTCCAACGTCTGCGCGAAGCAGCAGAGAAGGCCAAGATCGAACTCTCGCAGATGCTGCAGACCGATGTGAACCTTCCGTTCATCACCGCAACAGCAGACGGTCCGAAGCACCTCAACATCAACATCACTCGTGCTCGTTTTGAGCAGATGTGTGTTGATCTCTTCGACCGTTCCCTCAAGCCATGCGAAGGCGCTTTGAAAGATGCCAAGCTCACCCCGTCACAGATCGATGAAGTGATCTTGGTAGGGGGCTCCACACGCATCCCAAAGATCCAAGAACTCGTGAAGAATTTCTTCGGCAAGGAACCAAACAAGGGTGTAAACCCCGATGAAGTGGTTGCCGTAGGTGCTGCCATCCAAGGTGGCGTACTCTCCGGTGATGTGAAGGATGTGCTTCTCCTCGATGTTACACCGCTTTCGCTCGGTATCGAGACAATGGGCGGCGTGATGACACCGATGATCCAAGCCAACACCACCATCCCGCACCGCAAGACAGAGACCTTCTCCACGGCATCGGACAACCAGCCGTCGGTTGAGATCCACATCCTGCAGGGCGAGCGCTCCATGGCTGCGGATAACAAGACACTTGGCAAGTTCCACCTCGACGGAATTCCGCCGGCTCCGCGCGGTATCCCGCAGGTTGAGGTAACATTCGATATCGACGCCAACGGCATCCTTAGCGTAACTGCGAAGGACAAGGCATCGAACAAGGAACAGAACATCCGCATCACCGGCTCAAGCGGTCTGGACAAGAACGAAGTTGAACAGATGAAGCGCGACGCTCAAGACCACGCTGCAGAAGACAAGAAGCGCAAGGAAGAGATCGAGATCCGCAACCAAGCCGATCAATTGGTCTACAGCACAGAGAAGCAGTTGAAGGAATTCGACGAGAAGCTCGATGCCGACACCAAGGATCGTATCAACAAAGCCAAGGATCGTCTCGCAGACGCCGCCAAGAACAATGCCGCCGACATCCGTCCGGCAATGGATGCCCTCAACCAGATCTGGAGCGAAGCCTCCACAAAGATGTACGAGCAAGCATCCCAAGCCACACCACCAGACGGCGATCAACCAACTGACGGCGCAGCCCCTGGCGAACCAGACGGAAACAAGGTTGAGGATGCGGACTATACGATCGTTGACGAGAAGTGA
- a CDS encoding alpha/beta fold hydrolase: protein MKHKTAITIAGIIVAFIGYGVFQLHSYAVNELPWGIVHPMRPDSVAMATWIAQAEAALPESRFDSTFVLRTDDSTILEIRLLRPIESEPVGRVIVVHGIASQKEGGLGAAAWSLEQGFEVVMFDQRGHGRSSGSTCSYGYRESMDLLTIMRSLKPLPENRPVILWGNSMGAVTAILAADLDGRSDHRIVDLVIEESGYSDVWSLTDDLVKSKTGYRIPFVGTWALDRSCEILGIEPVSIAPMNVVHQLKCHLLVLHGSMDERVPLAHGERIAQAMSPSPYQREFVVFPNAGHVGLRDSDPQRYDAAIQRAFGWVHTK from the coding sequence ATGAAACACAAAACTGCCATCACTATAGCCGGGATCATTGTTGCCTTCATTGGTTATGGGGTGTTTCAACTCCATTCATATGCTGTTAATGAACTACCATGGGGAATCGTTCACCCAATGAGGCCTGACTCTGTTGCGATGGCAACATGGATAGCACAAGCAGAAGCGGCACTTCCTGAATCGAGATTCGATTCGACATTTGTTTTACGGACAGATGATTCCACTATTCTTGAGATTCGATTGCTCAGACCGATAGAAAGCGAGCCTGTGGGGCGAGTCATAGTTGTTCATGGTATCGCCAGTCAAAAGGAAGGGGGCCTTGGTGCTGCGGCTTGGTCTCTAGAGCAGGGCTTTGAGGTAGTAATGTTCGATCAACGAGGTCATGGCAGATCCAGTGGAAGCACCTGCAGTTATGGATATCGAGAGAGTATGGATCTTCTCACGATCATGAGATCGTTAAAGCCGCTTCCGGAGAATCGTCCTGTGATATTGTGGGGGAATTCCATGGGTGCTGTAACCGCGATCCTAGCTGCGGATCTAGATGGACGATCCGATCATCGCATCGTGGATCTCGTTATTGAGGAAAGTGGATATTCAGACGTGTGGAGTCTTACTGATGACCTCGTGAAATCGAAAACAGGGTATCGTATCCCGTTCGTTGGCACGTGGGCTTTAGACCGGAGTTGCGAGATCTTAGGCATTGAGCCTGTCTCAATAGCCCCAATGAATGTTGTTCATCAACTGAAGTGCCACCTCCTCGTTCTCCATGGATCCATGGATGAACGTGTCCCACTTGCTCATGGTGAACGCATTGCACAGGCAATGTCGCCATCGCCGTATCAACGAGAATTCGTTGTATTCCCTAACGCAGGCCACGTAGGTCTCAGGGATTCCGATCCGCAACGATATGATGCCGCCATTCAACGCGCATTCGGATGGGTTCATACAAAGTGA